Proteins from one Vespa crabro chromosome 11, iyVesCrab1.2, whole genome shotgun sequence genomic window:
- the LOC124427965 gene encoding E3 ubiquitin-protein ligase TRIM23-like isoform X1, with product MTEDVNKLGDYFERSFKNTTKSNVLECRVCEEVFTVDGIKVPRLLHCGHTVCHSCLLRLRPCMLNQQFLLCPFDRQPTEINKTGIFSLKKNFALIELLEKLEQSNNDKAFILERERLQSNQPCDEDESHVAVLYCTVCTTHLCENCDTTTHSSRTLGKHRRVPLSEKPREKPKCPVHTTHVAKFTCTQQGCYNSLMCYLCKDYGRHSTHKPALVEVEAENIRKSVIAALQKMTQFMESMRDTAQKIETVIQELEGWAIEDARQRVRQHFEELRALLAEQEKAALTCIDTETRSRLCALRQQQKDLTITRSQVAGVCIQCESILDSEDWKLLSSAEKVKEVLDTLEKQQQHYAQLGPDFLKPESSIPIIFSRDNRVHIGTKIDMRAVILGLDGAGKTSILSAMRGITLSGPPISTIGFNVESLEYENLVFTLWDVGGQNKFRPLWKHYYHKTQAVIFVVDASDRSRFEEAQNELSKIVNEKELKDALFLIYANKQDLPECVSVEELTDILCLQKLCCGRAWHIQGSSVITNIGGATQGLDWLTQQLGAHETLYTIPITS from the exons atGACCGAAGACGTAAATAAATTGGGTGATTATTTCGAACGTTCATTTAAAAACACTACAAAATCGAat GTTTTAGAATGTCGCGTTTGTGAAGAGGTTTTTACTGTGGATGGTATAAAGGTACCACGATTGTTACATTGTGGTCACACAGTATGTCATTCGTGTTTATTACGATTAAGGCCTTGCATGTTAAATCAACAATTTCTTCTCTGTCCATTCGATAGACAACCAACTGAAATAAATAAGACTGGTATTTTTAgtctaaagaaaaattttgcaTTGATTGAACTTCTCGAAAAGTTGGAACAATCTAACAATGACAAAGCTTTTAtattggaaagagaaaggctTCAATCCAATCAACCATGCGATGAAGACGAAAGTCATGTGGCTGTACTCTATTGTACAGTATGTACTACTCATTTATGCGAAAATTGTGATACCACTACTCATTCATCAAGGACACTCGGTAAACATAGACGTGTACCTTTATCAGAAAAGCCACGTGAAAAACCTAAATGTCCAGTACATACAACACATGTAGCCAAATTTACCTGTACTCAACAAGGTTGTTACAATTCTTTGATGTGTTATTTGTGCAAAGATTATGGCAGACACAGCACACATAAG CCAGCATTGGTAGAAGTGGAAGCTGAAAATATCAGGAAATCAGTAATAGCGGCTCTACAGAAGATGACTCAGTTCATGGAAAGTATGAGAGATACAGCACAAAAAATAG AAACTGTCATACAAGAATTAGAAGGTTGGGCAATTGAAGACGCAAGACAAAGGGTACGTCAACATTTTGAAGAACTAAGAGCACTATTGGCAGAACAAGAGAAGGCAGCATTAACGTGTATAGATACAGAGACTCGTAGTAGATTATGTGCTTTGAGGCAACAACAAAAAGATTTGACAATAACAAGATCACAGGTGGCTGGTGTTTGTATTCAGTGCGAAAGTATTTTAGATTCTGAAGATTGGAAATTACTGAGTAGCGCAGAAAAAGTTAAAGAAGTCTTAGATACATTGGAAAAGCAACAGCAACATTATGCTCAGTTAGGACCTGATTTTCTTAAACCTGAATCTTCTATACCTATTATATTTAGCAGg GACAATCGAGTACATATAGGTACGAAAATTGATATGAGGGCAGTAATATTAGGTTTGGATGGTGCAGGAAAAACTAGTATACTTTCTGCGATGAGAGGCATTACTCTTTCAGGACCTCCAATTTCAACTATTGGATTTAATGTAGAGAGCCTGGAATATGAAAATCTTGTATTTACACTTTGGGATGTAGGTGGACAAAATAAATTCAGACCTTTAtggaaacattattatcataaaacaCAAGCTGTTATTTTTGTGGTCGATGCAAGCGATCGATCTCGTTTTGAAGAAGCTCAAAATGAATTATCTAAAATtgtaaacgaaaaagaacTGAAAGAtgctttgtttttaatatatgctAACAAACAG gATTTACCAGAATGTGTAAGCGTAGAAGAATTGACAG
- the LOC124428251 gene encoding uncharacterized protein LOC124428251: MEYTLKDTHEDLTDLQVQMRKEIEDIANVLTNNKITVLKESCTSEEVKMKQHKMAYNILKHIPKIPPKEYPIPKTIDIRIDTLNDLEKEILNAQSLLEKTQQQLQSIEKDIVYLENKKNGFNKMREMYLVSEQTLESKTYDDELSMTKRLFRETKEDLHNVVEMLFPENEKFSNFLSALVSAYTKGGDDIYVDVIPETLDAVKFLVEADIATYHPNDKNKIKMVELL; encoded by the exons atggaatataCTTTAAAAGATACCCATGAAGATTTAACAGATTTGCAAGTACAAATgcgaaaagaaattgaagatATAGCGAATGTgttaactaataataaaattactgtTTTGAAAGAATCATGCACGTCAGAAGAAGTGAAAATGAAACAACATAAGATGgcttataatatattgaaacaCATTCCAAAAATACCACCAAAAGAGTATCCCATTCCTAAAACAATTGATATTCGTATAGATACATTAAatgatttagaaaaagaaattttgaatGCTCAAAGTCTTTTAGAAAAAACGCAACAACAACTCCAGAGTATTGAAAAGGATATTGTTTA tttagaaaataaaaagaacggtTTTAATAAGATGCGTGAAATGTATTTAGTTTCTGAACAAACATTAGAAAGTAAAACATATGATGATGAACTTAGCATGACTAAAAGATTATTTCGAGAAACAAAGGAAGATTTG cataACGTAGTAGAGATGCTCTTTccagaaaatgaaaaattttcaaattttctatca GCATTGGTATCTGCATATACAAAAGGTGGTGATGACATTTATGTGGATGTAATCCCAGAAACATTAGATGCTGTAAAATTTTTAGTGGAAGCAGATATTGCTACATATCATcctaatgataaaaataaaattaaaatggtAGAATTACTATGA
- the LOC124428248 gene encoding actin-related protein 8 isoform X1, translating into MPVFQESCAEQIQAQTIIIIHPGSMYLRMGRASDLNPCTLLNAVARRRLSGGVEYKDGFLPFVVPRTKELTQAMEESRLQVSHTLQSCLQSDGRRRYATPPQQIAAFNRRSNPEIQSPSKAEWIKMDKDIIVGDDILSLNPEDNFNIHFPYKRGELNIHSGPGGSLKAVMADLKTIWEYVLTEKMDIPLRDLKHYRAVLVIPDIYNRHYLRELTTLMLCEIGFGGCFLLQDHVAATFGAGLGYACVVDVGDQKTSVSCVEDGISHRNTRVRMDYGGGDITLTFLWLLQKCAFPYKTCDPTDKLDALLLNQLKKDFCHVDLNVCGSQEKTFIVRKPKKQTEKYTLQVGDECLVAPLSLFQPELFKVTGTHNVHIQKRSMGDPEDPHDENYLRETSRRGMKENLEQALEMQEEVVAPTAVGEEEVVVDAVDSAPIALSNRDLDAPRDFVVGPQQLLGLDHAILQSIDRCPTEDLKRKMYSCILVVGSGMKFQGIGMWLHNRISLQIPYMYRAEQLDIITQPKEMDPGMTAWKGAAILSCLESAQELWIGRQEWERIGVRILRERAPFMW; encoded by the exons ATGCCTGTATTTCAAGAATCTTGCGctgaa cAAATCCAAGCacaaactattattataatacatccTGGTTCTATGTATCTTCGTATGGGTCGTGCTTCTGATTTAAATCCTTGCACATTATTAAATGCTGTCGCTAGAAGACGATTATCAGGTGGAGTTGAATATAAGGATGGTTTTTTACCATTTGTTGTCCCTCGA ACAAAGGAATTAACACAAGCAATGGAAGAGTCACGTCTTCAGGTTTCTCATACATTGCAATCTTGTTTACAATCAGATGGTAGGAGAAGATATGCTACACCTCCACAACAAATAGCAGCTTTTAATCGTAGGTCTAATCCAGAAATACAGTCCCCATCCAAAGCAGAATGGATAAAAATGGATAAAGACATCATTGTGGGAGATGATATACTTTCTTTAAATCCAgaagataatttcaatatacatTTTCCATATAAAAGAGGTGAACTCAATATTCATTCTGGTCCTGGTGGAAGTTTAAAAGCAGTTATGGCAGATTTAAAAACAATCTGGGAATACGTACTTACTGAAAAAATGGATATACCTCTGAGAGATTTAAAACATTATCGAGCAGTACTTGTAATACCGGATATTTACAACAGACATTATTTAAGGGAATTAACTACATTAATGCTTTGTGAAATTGGTTTTGGAGGCTGCTTTCTTTTACAA gATCATGTAGCAGCTACATTTGGAGCAGGTTTAGGCTATGCATGCGTTGTAGATGTTGGTGATCAAAAAACATCTGTCTCTTGTGTTGAAGATGGAATTTCTCACAGAAACACACGTGTACGTATGGATTATGGTGGTGGAGATATAACTCTGACTTTTCTTTGGCTACTTCAAAAGTGTGCATTTCCATACAAGACTTGTGACCCAACAGATAAATTGGATGCATTacttttaaatcaattaaaaaaagatttttgccATGTTGATTTAAATGTTTGTGGATCTcaagaaaaaacatttattgtTAGGAAACCTAAAAAGCAAACGGAAAAGTATACGTTGcaa gtTGGAGACGAATGTTTAGTGGCACCTTTAAGTTTATTTCAGCCAGAATTGTTTAAAGTTACAGGCACGCATAATGTACATATTCAAAAACGATCTATGGGTGATCCAGAAGATCCGCatgatgaaaattatttgcgAGAAACTagt agAAGgggtatgaaagaaaatttagagCAAGCATTAGAGATGCAAGAAGAAGTGGTTGCACCAACTGCAGTAGGTGAAGAAGAAGTTGTTGTAGATGCTGTAGATTCTGCTCCAATTGCTTTATCGAATCGAGATTTAGATGCACCAAGAGATTTTGTGGTAGGCCCGCAACAACTTCTTGGCCTCGACCATGCTATATTGCAAAGCATTGATCGTTGTC CTACGgaagatttaaaaagaaaaatgtacagCTGCATTCTTGTTGTTGGATCTGGAATGAAATTTCAAGGAATTGGAATGTGGCTTCacaatcgtatatcacttcaAATTCCTTATATGTATAGagctg aaCAATTGGATATTATTACACAACCAAAAGAAATGGATCCAGGTATGACTGCGTGGAAGGGTGCTGCAATTTTAAGTTGTTTGGAATCTGCACAAGAATTATGGATTGGTAGACAGGAATGGGAACGTATTGGAGTTAGAATATTACGAGAAAGAGCTCCTTTTATGTGGTAG
- the LOC124428248 gene encoding actin-related protein 8 isoform X2: protein MEESRLQVSHTLQSCLQSDGRRRYATPPQQIAAFNRRSNPEIQSPSKAEWIKMDKDIIVGDDILSLNPEDNFNIHFPYKRGELNIHSGPGGSLKAVMADLKTIWEYVLTEKMDIPLRDLKHYRAVLVIPDIYNRHYLRELTTLMLCEIGFGGCFLLQDHVAATFGAGLGYACVVDVGDQKTSVSCVEDGISHRNTRVRMDYGGGDITLTFLWLLQKCAFPYKTCDPTDKLDALLLNQLKKDFCHVDLNVCGSQEKTFIVRKPKKQTEKYTLQVGDECLVAPLSLFQPELFKVTGTHNVHIQKRSMGDPEDPHDENYLRETSRRGMKENLEQALEMQEEVVAPTAVGEEEVVVDAVDSAPIALSNRDLDAPRDFVVGPQQLLGLDHAILQSIDRCPTEDLKRKMYSCILVVGSGMKFQGIGMWLHNRISLQIPYMYRAEQLDIITQPKEMDPGMTAWKGAAILSCLESAQELWIGRQEWERIGVRILRERAPFMW, encoded by the exons ATGGAAGAGTCACGTCTTCAGGTTTCTCATACATTGCAATCTTGTTTACAATCAGATGGTAGGAGAAGATATGCTACACCTCCACAACAAATAGCAGCTTTTAATCGTAGGTCTAATCCAGAAATACAGTCCCCATCCAAAGCAGAATGGATAAAAATGGATAAAGACATCATTGTGGGAGATGATATACTTTCTTTAAATCCAgaagataatttcaatatacatTTTCCATATAAAAGAGGTGAACTCAATATTCATTCTGGTCCTGGTGGAAGTTTAAAAGCAGTTATGGCAGATTTAAAAACAATCTGGGAATACGTACTTACTGAAAAAATGGATATACCTCTGAGAGATTTAAAACATTATCGAGCAGTACTTGTAATACCGGATATTTACAACAGACATTATTTAAGGGAATTAACTACATTAATGCTTTGTGAAATTGGTTTTGGAGGCTGCTTTCTTTTACAA gATCATGTAGCAGCTACATTTGGAGCAGGTTTAGGCTATGCATGCGTTGTAGATGTTGGTGATCAAAAAACATCTGTCTCTTGTGTTGAAGATGGAATTTCTCACAGAAACACACGTGTACGTATGGATTATGGTGGTGGAGATATAACTCTGACTTTTCTTTGGCTACTTCAAAAGTGTGCATTTCCATACAAGACTTGTGACCCAACAGATAAATTGGATGCATTacttttaaatcaattaaaaaaagatttttgccATGTTGATTTAAATGTTTGTGGATCTcaagaaaaaacatttattgtTAGGAAACCTAAAAAGCAAACGGAAAAGTATACGTTGcaa gtTGGAGACGAATGTTTAGTGGCACCTTTAAGTTTATTTCAGCCAGAATTGTTTAAAGTTACAGGCACGCATAATGTACATATTCAAAAACGATCTATGGGTGATCCAGAAGATCCGCatgatgaaaattatttgcgAGAAACTagt agAAGgggtatgaaagaaaatttagagCAAGCATTAGAGATGCAAGAAGAAGTGGTTGCACCAACTGCAGTAGGTGAAGAAGAAGTTGTTGTAGATGCTGTAGATTCTGCTCCAATTGCTTTATCGAATCGAGATTTAGATGCACCAAGAGATTTTGTGGTAGGCCCGCAACAACTTCTTGGCCTCGACCATGCTATATTGCAAAGCATTGATCGTTGTC CTACGgaagatttaaaaagaaaaatgtacagCTGCATTCTTGTTGTTGGATCTGGAATGAAATTTCAAGGAATTGGAATGTGGCTTCacaatcgtatatcacttcaAATTCCTTATATGTATAGagctg aaCAATTGGATATTATTACACAACCAAAAGAAATGGATCCAGGTATGACTGCGTGGAAGGGTGCTGCAATTTTAAGTTGTTTGGAATCTGCACAAGAATTATGGATTGGTAGACAGGAATGGGAACGTATTGGAGTTAGAATATTACGAGAAAGAGCTCCTTTTATGTGGTAG